One Paroedura picta isolate Pp20150507F chromosome 16, Ppicta_v3.0, whole genome shotgun sequence genomic region harbors:
- the LOC143825311 gene encoding vomeronasal type-2 receptor 26-like, which produces MVLFVTSVLVLLVQVVCKSLYFPCPISRPLPIVHKYYQSGDLLIAGIVSNVFQFSDALTFEARPSPSSSDSLVVFLQLYQNILALVFAVKEINENPKLLPNVTLGINIYNNYIRPSSTYHAAMELLSTKRMFIPNYKCDNQNNVVAVLGGPKSNFCLYMADILYIYKIPQLLYGSAPVMNNKNEAVFLYKMFPSWTNQYVGMLRLLLHFRWIWIGVLYVDNEHGQRFVHKVLPDFSEHGICFDFISFFPSITFSNSFSEMAVGNVELSRLVIGSTAKAVVVYGEIQSMIILRFLLRIAEFMEIPMKTKAKVWILTAQMDFMSTKIQRNWDLDFIHGALSLAVPFREVSGFDQFLQARDPASEKEDGFIGDFWKHAFGCLLPSTTQAPSDEEICTGEEKLKSLPGSVFEMSMTAHSYSIYMAAYIVACALHALYSSKLKHRTQADGGRKIFLNQQTWQLHEYLKRVSFNNSAGDPIAFDENMEMTAGFDIINWVTFPNESFFRVKVGRVDPKASEDKIFSIHEDRIIWPHMFNQVPPLSLCNNRCHSGYSKKRKEGKPFCCYDCFSCPEEKISIMEDANYCFQCPEDQYPNTNHNLCLHKRISFLSYEEPLGISLASSALCFSFMTALVIGIFIMNQDTPIVKANNRNLSYILLISLLLSFLCALLFIGRPKKLSCLLRQTIFGIIFSVAVSCVLAKTIIVVLAFIVTKPGSAMRNWVGKQLGSFIVLSCSFIQTTICTVWLITSPPFPDFDMHSVTEEMILKCNEGSVTMFYCVLLYMGFLAIVSFTVAFLGRKLPDSFNEAKFITFSMLVFCSVWLTFVLTYLSTKGKYMVAVEIFSILASSAGLLGCIFFPKLYIIVVRPELNIKGQITRR; this is translated from the exons AGTATTCCTTCAGCTTTACCAGAACATCCTGGCTTTGGTATTTGCGGTAAAGGAGATCAATGAAAATCCAAAACTCTTACCCAATGTCACTCTGGGTATCAACATATATAATAACTATATTAGACCAAGCTCTACTTATCATGCAGCAATGGAACTTCTCTCCACTAAAAGGATGTTCATTCCCAACTATAAGTGTGACAACCAGAACAACGTAGTAGCAGTTTTGGGAGGACCAAAGTCAAACTTCTGCCTCTACATGGCAGACATTCTGTACATTTACAAGATTCCACAG CTCCTCTATGGCTCTGCTCCAGTGATGAACAACAAAAATGAAGCCGTTTTCCTCTACAAGATGTTCCCCAGTTGGACCAATCAGTACGTGGGGATGTTGAGATTACTGCTTCATTTCAGATGGATATGGATTGGGGTGCTCTACGTGGATAATGAACACGGGCAGCGATTTGTGCATAAAGTGCTTCCTGATTTTTCAGAGCATGGTATCTGCTTTGATTTTATATCATTTTTTCCATCAATCACTTTTTCTAATTCTTTTTCTGAAATGGCTGTAGGAAACGTTGAATTATCAAGACTTGTCATAGGGAGCACAGCCAAAGCAGTGGTGGTATATGGTGAAATTCAATCCATGATAATTTTGCGATTCTTGCTGAGGATTGCAGAATTTATGGAGATACCCATGAAGACAAAAGCCAAAGTCTGGATTCTGACAGCCCAGATGGATTTCATGTCCACTAAAATTCAAAGGAACTGGGACTTAGATTTTATCCATGGTGCTTTATCTTTGGCAGTTCCCTTCAGAGAGGTGTCAGGATTTGACCAGTTTCTTCAGGCAAGAGACCCTGCCTCTGAAAAAGAGGATGGCTTCATTGGGGACTTCTGGAAACATGCCTTTGGCTGTTTACTCCCCAGTACCACACAAGCCCCAAGTGATGAGGAAATCTGTACaggggaggaaaagctgaagagtctTCCTGGGTCAGtctttgaaatgagcatgactgcCCACAGCTACAGCATCTACATGGCTGCATATATTGTGGCTTGTGCATTACATGCCTTATATTCATCCAAGCTCAAACACAGAACACAGGCAGATGGagggagaaaaatatttttgaatcaaCAAACATGGCAG CTCCATGAATATTTGAAAAGGGTCTCATTCAACAATAGTGCTGGGGACCCAATTGCCTTTGATGAAAACATGGAGATGACAGCTGGATTCGATATCATCAACTGGGTCACTTTTCCTAACGAGTCCTTTTTTAGAGTCAAAGTTGGAAGGGTTGACCCCAAAGCTTCTGAAGACAAAATATTCTCCATTCATGAAGACAGAATCATTTGGCCCCACATGTTTAACCAG GTGCCGCCCCTTTCTCTCTGCAATAACAGATGTCATTCAGGCTACagtaagaaaagaaaggaaggaaagccattttgctgctatgattgctTTTCTTGTCCAGAAGAGAAGATTTCAATAATGGAGG ATGCCAATTACTGTTTTCAGTGCCCAGAAGATCAGTATCCAAACACAAATCATAACTTATGCCTCCATAAACGTATAAGTTTCTTGTCTTATGAGGAACCTTTAGGGATCAGTTTGGCCAGTTCTGCACTTTGCTTCTCTTTTATGACAGCTTTGGTGATTGGGATTTTCATTATGAACCAGGACACTcccatagtcaaagccaacaaccggaatCTCTCCTAcattctcctcatctccctcctgCTCTCCTTCCTTTGTGCGTTGCTTTTCATCGGCCGACCTAAGAAGCTGTCGTGTCTCCTTAGACAAACTATTTTTGGCATTATCTTCTCAGTGGCTGTTTCTTGTGTGTTGGCCAAGACCATCATTGTGGTTCTGGCCTTCATCGTGACCAAACCAGGCTCTGCAATGAGAAACTGGGTGGGAAAACAATTGGGTAGCTTCATTGTTCTGTCTTGCTCCTTTATTCAAACCACTATTTGTACAGTGTGGTTAATCACTTCTCCTCCATTCCCAGACTTTGACATGCACTCAGTGACTGAAGAAATGATTCTAAAATGTAACGAAGGCTCAGTCACAATGTTCTACTGTGTCTTGCTTTACATGGGATTCCTGGCCATTGTGAGCTTCACTGTGGCTTTCTTAGGCAGGAAGTTACCGgatagtttcaatgaagccaagttcatcaccttcagcatgctggtcttttgTAGTGTTTGGCTGACCTTTGTTTTAACTTATCTGAGCACCAAAGGAAAatacatggtggctgtggagatcttctctatcttagCCTCCAGTGCTGGATTGCTGGGCTGCATATTTTTCCCTAAATTGTATATTATCGTTGTGAGGCCAGAACTGAACATCAAGGGTCAAATTACTAGAAGATAG
- the LOC143825312 gene encoding olfactory receptor 6M1-like yields the protein MEEGNKTIVTEFILLGFQSTPSLEILFFIAFFFVYVLTITGNSIIIALVLTDHHLQSPMYFFLSNLSFLELMITSTVMPKMLVNFITGKKTISFVGCLTQSFFYFLMGSAEFFNLAVMSFDRYLAICYPLRYASIMNSKVCCLLLLGSWTGGFLIILVPSIVTAGLPFCGPNIVDHFFCDSAPLLKLVCADTSLAELVDFGTSCILLLGSLLVTAVSYIYIIIAVLRIPSAKGQKKAFSTCVSHLTVVTMYYGSSIFIYVRPTKGNVLDFNRVGTVLNTMMTPMLNPFIYSLRNERVKDSLRTILRKTIIVLQKRSGYPGHKSTETEQNYTSK from the exons ATGGAAGAAGGTAATAAAACAATTGTGACTGAATTTATCCTTTTGGGATTTCAGAGTACTCCCTCCCTAGAAATTCTGTTTTTCATCGCCTTCTTCTTTGTATATGTACTAACGATTACAGGTAATTCCATAATAATTGCATTAGTACTGACTGATCACCACCTTCAATCACCCATGTATTTTTTCTTGAGTAACCTCTCATTCTTGGAACTCATGATCACTTCCACAGTCATGCCTAAGATGCTAGTAAATTTTATCACAGGGAAGAAGACTATTTCCTTTGTGGGCTGTCTGACACAGTCATTCTTCTATTTCCTCATGGGCTCTGCTGAATTCTTCAACCTAGCTGTTATGTCCTTTGACCGATATCTGGCAATATGTTACCCATTACGTTATGCTTCCATCATGAACAGCAAGGTCTGTTGCCTGCTTCTCTTGGGGTCATGGACTGGTGGCTTTTTGATTATTCTCGTTCCCAGCATTGTGACAGCTGGTCTGCCATTCTGCGGCCCAAACATTGTTGATCACTTCTTCTGTGACAGTGCCCCTCTGCTCAAACTTGTCTGTGCTGACACATCACTGGCTGAACTGGTTGACTTTGGGACCTCTTGCATACTGCTCTTGGGCTCCCTTCTGGTAACAGCTGTGTcctatatttatattattattgctgtcttGAGGATTCCATCAGCAAAAGGGCAAAAGAAGGCCTTTTCAACATGTGTATCACATTTGACTGTGGTTACAATGTATTATGGGAGTTCTATTTTCATCTATGTCCGTCCTACCAAAGGGAATGTTCTGGATTTCAACAGAGTGGGCACTGTGTTGAATACAATGATGACTCCTATGCTCAATCCTTTCATATATAGTCTCAGAAATGAGAGAGTAAAGGATTCCTTGAGAACTATTCTCAGGAAG ACCATAATTGTTCTACAAAAGAGGTCAGGATACCCAGGGCACAAGTCAACAGAAACTGAGCAAAATTATACTTCCAAATAA